The DNA region AGCATATTTTATCTTTAAAGAAGCCATACAATTTTCCGCTAAAAAATCAAAACACCTGGCATATGCGCCTGACGGTTAACTCACACATATACCTATGTGAATGTACAGGCGCACAGGATGTAATCGCTCCGGACAGCCAATCAGGACTGCGTCACGTTAATGCTTTTGAGTAAGGAGATATTGCCCTGCTGAATAAACGAGAAATCGACATGGTTGCCTGTTTTCAGGGCATTAATAGCATCGTCTGCATTAACAAAAGTAAAGCGCATGGTCATTGCAGGCCAGCCCACCGCTGGAATTGCTTCATGCGAAATGGTGATTTTCTTAGTATTCATATCAATGTCTTTAACGACACCGGTGCCCTTGATAACTTGCTGTACCGAAGCATCACTGGCAGTATTCATATCGCCATGCTGATGTGTTTCAGCATGAAGACCGGCAGAAAACATGACAGAGAAGGCACCAAATAAAACGGCTTTAAGTGAATTACGCATTTTAATTTCCTGATTAATTAAATAAATTTACTCTACCCAACCGCCACCCAGCGCGGTAAACAGATTAATTTCGTTAACCTGCCGGGAATAGGTAAGATCGAGAATGGTTTGCTGGGTAGCGAAGAGGGAACGTTCTGCATCCAGCACTTCGATGTAACTGACAGCACCACTTGCATACAATCCTCTGGCACGCTGGAGAGTTATCTGAAGTGAATCAAGATAACGCTGCTGTGACTCAAGTTGCTGGCTAAGGCTGTCGCGCAGCGCAAGCGTGTCGGAAACATCCTTAAAGGCTGACTGAATTTTTTGTTCGTAATTAACCACCGACTGTTGCTGGCGAATTTCAGCCAGCTTCAGATTGGCTTTATTCCTGCCAGCATTAAATATAGGAATTTCAATTTTAGGGATAAAATTCCACATTCCACTTCCTGACGTAAACAGGCTGGACAGCTCCGTACTGCTTGCGGAAAGACCACTGGTCAGGGTAATTGAGGGGAAAAAGGCCGCTCGCGCTGCGCCAATATTGGCATCAGCCGCTTTCAGCTGATATTCCGCTTCCATAATATCCGGTCGCTGCAGCAAAATTTGTGAAGACAGATTTGGTGGCAATTTTACTGGGGCTATCTCCCCGCCTTTCATCCCTTTTTCTGACGGAAGTGCGCGGTACGTTCCCAGCACCAGTTGCAGGGCATTGTTTGCCTGAGCCAGATCGCCTTCTCGTTTGGCTATTTCGGCGCGGGTACTTTCGATTTGTCCTCGCGCCTGTTCAAGTGCCAGAACGTTCGTACTCCCGGTCACGAGCTGCTGCTCAACGAAAGCATAGGACTGTTGATAATTTTTCAGCGTTTCCCGCGCAATACGAAGTTGTTCGTACGCCAGTTGCTGGCTGAAATAGCTTTGTGAAACGTTGGATACCAGCAGGATGTGTACGGCCCGACGGGCTTCTTCGCTGGCAAAGTAGTTCTGGCGATCAGCATCACTCATGTTCTTAAGTTTGCCGAAAAAATCGAGCTCATAGCTGAGCTCCAGTCTCGCGTCGTACTCCTGTGTGGTCGGCTTGTCACCTTTCAGACCACCGCTGTATGTTATCCCGGATGAGGCATTCAGCTGGGGATAACGATCTGCATCCGTGACGTTGAACTGGGCTCGGGCCTCTTCAACCTTCAGGGCAGCCATTCTCAAATCACGGTTATTAGTCAGAGCTTCACCGATCAACCGGGTAACCTGGGGATCGACAAAAAAGTTACGCCAGCCCGTATCCTGATAGCCATTTACCGCTGGCGTCAGGCTGTTATGGGACAGTGAAAACTGCTGGGGTACCGGTGCTGCGGGCCGCTGATATTCAGGCGCAAGCGACACGCAGCCTGCCAGGATGAATATCGTGCTAATGCTGAGTAATTTTAATTTGAACATAACGCTTCTCGTCCAGGCAGACCTGGTAAATGGTTCAAATGAAGTCCAGAGTATTGATAGGGGTACTTTACCTAACGCTCTCTGTTTGCCGGGTGACAGGATAATGACAATGTTGTCATTTTTGCTGTAATCCGTTGATAACGATCGTGGGCGCAATAGAATGACATTAGCAGCCAGCCGGGGAGCAAGATGAAAATATTGATCGTCGAAGACGAAATTAAAACAGGTGAATATCTCAGCAAAGGGCTTACAGAGGCAGGGTTCGTAGTGGATCACGCTGATAATGGTCTTACCGGATATCATCTCGCCATGACAGCCGAGTATGATTTAGTCATTCTGGATATCATGCTACCTGATGTGAACGGCTGGGATATCATCCGCATGCTGCGCACTGCCGGAAAGGGTATGCCGGTCTTACTGCTGACAGCCCTCGGCACGATCGAACATAGGGTCAAAGGACTGGAACTGGGTGCGGACGATTATCTGGTTAAACCCTTTGCGTTTGCCGAACTGCTCGCCCGGGTGAGAACCCTTCTGAGGCGGGGAAACACGATGATCACGGAAAGCCAGTTTAAGGTGGCTGACCTCTCGATTGATCTCGTATCCAGAAAAGTCAGTCGCGCCGGAAACCGCATTGTGCTCACCAGTAAAGAGTTCAGCCTGCTGGAATTCTTCATTCGCCATCAGGGAGAGGTTCTTCCCCGCTCCCTGATTGCCTCTCAGGTCTGGGACATGAATTTTGACAGCGACACTAATGCGATCGATGTCGCAGTAAAGCGACTCCGCGCTAAAATAGACAACGATTACGAGACAAAGCTGATCCAGACAGTCCGGGGCGTGGGCTACATGCTGGAGGTCCCGGATGCATAGCAAACCTTCCAGACGCCCTTTCTCACTCGCTCTGCGGCTGACCTTTTTTATCAGCCTGTCCACGATACTGGCTTTTATCGCATTCACCTGGTTTATGCTGCATTCTGTTGAAAATCATTTTGCCGAGCAGGATGTCAGCGATCTTCAACAAATCAGCACCACACTGAACCGTATACTGCAGTCCCCGGTGGATCCGGATGATAAAAAAATAAGCAAAATAAAGGAATCAATTGCCAGCTACCGCAACGTTGCCCTTTTGCTCCTCAATCCCAGGGGGGAAGTGCTCTTTAGCTCAGCTCAGGGGGCGGCACTACGCCCGGCAGTGAATTCAGCAGATTTTAGCGAGCACAGCCGCGCACGGGATGTCTTTCTCTGGACGGTGGAGGATCCTGCGGGACCGATGGATACCGGGTCCAAAATGAAGATGGAAACATACAGGATTATCGCCTCCTCTGGTCAGGCGATATTTCAGGGCAAACAGCAGAACTATGTCATGCTGACTGGCCTATCCATTAATTTCCATCTCCATTACCTCGATGCGCTGAAAAAGAACCTGATTGCGATTGCCGTCGTGATAAGCCTGTTGATTGTTCTGATCATTCGAATCGCTGTCCGTCAGGGGCACCTGCCCCTTCGTAATGTCAGCAATGCCATTAAAAACATCACCTCCGAGAATCTTGATGCGCGACTGGAACCGACACGCGTTCCCATTGAGCTGGAGCAACTGGTTATCTCGTTCAATCATATGATTGGAAAGATTGAGGATGTCTTTACCCGCCAGGCCAATTTCTCTGCCGATATCGCGCATGAGATCAGAACGCCCATCACCAATCTGGTGACGCAGACTGAAATCGCACTGAGTCAGGATCGAACACAGAGGGAACTTGAGGATGTCCTCTATTCCAGTCTTGAAGAGTATAACCGGATGACCAAAATGGTCAGCGATATGCTGTTCCTGGCACAGGCAGATAATAATCAGCTGATACCTGACAGGGTCATGTTTGACCTCAGAGCGGAAGTCATGAAAGTCTTCGAGTTTTTCGAAGCCTGGGCCGAAGAACGCAATATCACGCTCAAATTTAACGGGATGCCCTGCCTGGTTGAGGGAGATCCACAAATGTTCAGAAGGGCGATCAATAATCTGTTATCCAATGCCCTGCGTTATACCCCGGAGGGACAGGCAATCACCGTCTCAATAAGAGAGCAGGAGAGCTTTTTTGACCTTGTGATTGAAAATCCGGGGAAACCAATCCCTGAAGAGCATTTATCAAGGTTGTTTGACCGTTTTTATCGGGTGGATCCGTCCAGACAACGAAAAGGAGAAGGCAGCGGCATCGGCCTTGCGATTGTGAAGTCAATCGTGGAAGCACATCACGGAAGAGTGCAGGTGGAATCGGACGTACACTCAACGCGTTTTATCTTATCCGTGCCCAGACTGGAGAAAATGATTCCGGACACCCAGTGCTGGGAATAAAGATTTAAATGACAAAGATGTCATTAGCCTGTCATGCAGCAAACAGAAGCCATTCGATATAATTAGTGCAACTTATCAGGAAGGCTGGATTGCTTTATCAATATCCGGCGTCAGTGGACGCCAGGAAATGAATATCCAGTCCCCTCCCGGAGAAATAAACACTTCCGAACCTGTTTCAGTTATGGAACTGAAAACACCGGTTGTACTCCCCCGGACATCACTAATTAAGAAATGGAGAGTTATCATGAAAAATATCGTATTAGCATCCTTGCTGGGCTTTGGCTTAATTTCTTCGGCCTGGGCCACTGAAACCGTGAATATCCATGAGCGGGTCAACAATGCACAGGCACCTGCTCACCAGATGCAGTCTGCTGCGGCTCCTGTCGGGATCCAGGGGACTGCACCTCGTATGGCCGGTATGGACCAGCATGAACAGGCCATTATTGCTCATGAAACCATGACGAACGGGTCGGCGGATGCGCACCAGAAAATGGTGGAAAGTCATCAGAGGATGATGGGAAGTCAGACCGTTTCCCCTACCGGGCCGTCGAAGTCATTAGCGGCAATGAATGAGCATGAAAGAGCTGCAGTTGCCCATGAATTTATGAATAACGGTCAGTCTGGCCCACATCAGGCCATGGCCGAAGCGCATCGTCGCATGCTCAGTGCAGGCTGACGGCGAGGGAAGTATCTGTGCTGTCCTTATTTCCTTGATAGATTTTTCCGTAACCGGA from Enterobacter chengduensis includes:
- the cusF gene encoding cation efflux system protein CusF, which encodes MRNSLKAVLFGAFSVMFSAGLHAETHQHGDMNTASDASVQQVIKGTGVVKDIDMNTKKITISHEAIPAVGWPAMTMRFTFVNADDAINALKTGNHVDFSFIQQGNISLLKSINVTQS
- the silC gene encoding Cu(+)/Ag(+) efflux RND transporter outer membrane channel SilC, with amino-acid sequence MFKLKLLSISTIFILAGCVSLAPEYQRPAAPVPQQFSLSHNSLTPAVNGYQDTGWRNFFVDPQVTRLIGEALTNNRDLRMAALKVEEARAQFNVTDADRYPQLNASSGITYSGGLKGDKPTTQEYDARLELSYELDFFGKLKNMSDADRQNYFASEEARRAVHILLVSNVSQSYFSQQLAYEQLRIARETLKNYQQSYAFVEQQLVTGSTNVLALEQARGQIESTRAEIAKREGDLAQANNALQLVLGTYRALPSEKGMKGGEIAPVKLPPNLSSQILLQRPDIMEAEYQLKAADANIGAARAAFFPSITLTSGLSASSTELSSLFTSGSGMWNFIPKIEIPIFNAGRNKANLKLAEIRQQQSVVNYEQKIQSAFKDVSDTLALRDSLSQQLESQQRYLDSLQITLQRARGLYASGAVSYIEVLDAERSLFATQQTILDLTYSRQVNEINLFTALGGGWVE
- the silR gene encoding copper/silver response regulator transcription factor SilR; translation: MKILIVEDEIKTGEYLSKGLTEAGFVVDHADNGLTGYHLAMTAEYDLVILDIMLPDVNGWDIIRMLRTAGKGMPVLLLTALGTIEHRVKGLELGADDYLVKPFAFAELLARVRTLLRRGNTMITESQFKVADLSIDLVSRKVSRAGNRIVLTSKEFSLLEFFIRHQGEVLPRSLIASQVWDMNFDSDTNAIDVAVKRLRAKIDNDYETKLIQTVRGVGYMLEVPDA
- the silS gene encoding copper/silver sensor histidine kinase SilS translates to MHSKPSRRPFSLALRLTFFISLSTILAFIAFTWFMLHSVENHFAEQDVSDLQQISTTLNRILQSPVDPDDKKISKIKESIASYRNVALLLLNPRGEVLFSSAQGAALRPAVNSADFSEHSRARDVFLWTVEDPAGPMDTGSKMKMETYRIIASSGQAIFQGKQQNYVMLTGLSINFHLHYLDALKKNLIAIAVVISLLIVLIIRIAVRQGHLPLRNVSNAIKNITSENLDARLEPTRVPIELEQLVISFNHMIGKIEDVFTRQANFSADIAHEIRTPITNLVTQTEIALSQDRTQRELEDVLYSSLEEYNRMTKMVSDMLFLAQADNNQLIPDRVMFDLRAEVMKVFEFFEAWAEERNITLKFNGMPCLVEGDPQMFRRAINNLLSNALRYTPEGQAITVSIREQESFFDLVIENPGKPIPEEHLSRLFDRFYRVDPSRQRKGEGSGIGLAIVKSIVEAHHGRVQVESDVHSTRFILSVPRLEKMIPDTQCWE
- the silE gene encoding silver-binding protein SilE; the encoded protein is MKNIVLASLLGFGLISSAWATETVNIHERVNNAQAPAHQMQSAAAPVGIQGTAPRMAGMDQHEQAIIAHETMTNGSADAHQKMVESHQRMMGSQTVSPTGPSKSLAAMNEHERAAVAHEFMNNGQSGPHQAMAEAHRRMLSAG